A DNA window from Hordeum vulgare subsp. vulgare chromosome 1H, MorexV3_pseudomolecules_assembly, whole genome shotgun sequence contains the following coding sequences:
- the LOC123418245 gene encoding non-specific lipid-transfer protein 2-like, whose translation MKYLGQLVVALLAFSAVVLMMAPAGADAATCNALQLTPCAGAIIGNAAPTASCCSKMREQRPCMCQYARDPNLKQYVNSPNGKKVLAACKVPVPSC comes from the coding sequence ATGAAGTACTTGGGGCAGCTGGTGGTGGCGCTCCTGGCCTTCTCGGCGGTGGTGCTGATGATGGCGCCGGCGGGCGCGGACGCGGCGACCTGCAACGCGCTGCAGCTGACCCCGTGCGCGGGGGCAATCATCGGGAACGCGGCGCCCACGGCGTCGTGCTGCAGCAAGATGAGGGAGCAGAGGCCGTGCATGTGCCAGTACGCGCGCGACCCCAACCTGAAGCAGTACGTCAACTCCCCCAACGGCAAGAAGGTCCTGGCTGCCTGCAAGGTGCCCGTGCCATCCTGTTAA